The following proteins are co-located in the Cyprinus carpio isolate SPL01 chromosome B19, ASM1834038v1, whole genome shotgun sequence genome:
- the styk1a gene encoding tyrosine-protein kinase STYK1, translated as MSNSTNATNPCVSGTLCGVLFYEVELIVIPVLFLLAFLVTLIILFVLKCSYKPSHLYGHHRNEKDETQHHHNTHRHRNSNRQHLQGIDAPAELNPLEHEVIPMTAQPHHDLQNSSPAVPQQTTARHPDLFQLVSPLPLTFSVKPDNTVTLHRAVMDRQPVVLRVLKESANAKERQSFLGFAHFLSELGPHPSLPKLLGVVSVQTPLMIAVEELEHRDLLSFLWRCRQDHTGQEAPCDMTERRILTMGAQIASALEYLHSKNYIHGNVKAQSVLVGRDLSVKLWGLGPAYRRKMSAASIDAEDIEMRKWQAPEALARQPLQQSSDIWSFGILLYEMLTLGDPPFPNIMASELLQHLQRVNTLKRPPNCSNTLYSIIKSCCQWKPKDRVSVAELTRKLQSGERSANDQTVLRVTEPLDMEKYIREAGYGESYNYAVL; from the exons ATGTCTAATTCAACTAACGCAACAAATCCATGTGTATCAGGCACTCTTTGTG GGGTGCTTTTTTATGAAGTCGAACTGATCGTTATTCCTGTGCTGTTTCTCCTGGCTTTTCTGGTCACACTGATCATTTTGTTTGTGCTCAAATGCTCCTATAAGCCCTCACATCTTTATGGAcaccacagaaatgaaaaagatgaaacacaacaccatcataacacacacagacaccgtAACAGCAATAGACAGCACCTGCAAGGCATTGACG CTCCAGCAGAGCTGAACCCATTGGAACATGAGGTTATTCCCATGACAGCCCAACCTCACCATGACCTGCAGAATTCAAGCCCTGCAGTACCTCAGCAAACCACCGCGAGGCATCCGGACCTCTTTCAGCTGGTCTCTCCACTTCCTCTCACCTTCTCAGTAAAACCAGACAACACGGTCACATTGCACAGAGCTGTCATGGACAGACAGCCAGTCGTTTTACGAGTGCTTAAAG AATCAGCCAATGCCAAAGAGCGCCAGTCCTTTCTGGGGTTTGCCCACTTCCTTTCAGAGTTGGGACCGCATCCATCATTGCCCAAATTGCTAGGGGTGGTGTCTGTGCAGACACCGTTGATGATTGCCGTAGAGGAGCTGGAACACCGTGACCTGCTGAGCTTCCTGTGGAGGTGCAGACAG GACCACACAGGTCAGGAGGCACCGTGTGACATGACTGAAAGACGAATCCTTACCATGGGCGCTCAGATTGCATCTGCTCTG GAGTATCTGCATAGTAAGAACTACATCCATGGCAATGTCAAGGCTCAAAGTGTCTTGGTTGGTCGGGACCTGTCGGTCAAGCTCTGGGGTTTGGGTCCGGCATATCGCAGAAAAATGAGTGCAGCCTCTATAGATGCAGAAGATATAGAAATGAGAAAATGGCAAGCTCCAGAAGCATTAGCACGACAACCTCTCCAGCAAAGCAGCGACAT ATGGTCCTTTGGCATTTTGCTGTATGAGATGTTGACATTAG GAGATCCGCCCTTTCCCAACATCATGGCCAGCGAACTTCTGCAGCATTTACAGAGAGTGAACACACTAAAGAGACCACCCAACTGCTCTAATACACT ATATTCTATTATCAAATCCTGCTGTCAGTGGAAACCAAAGGATCGAGTCTCAGTGGCTGAGCTGACCAGAAAGCTCCAATCAGGAGAGAGAAGCGCCAATGATCAGACAGTGCTGCGAGTGACTGAGCCGCTGGACATGGAGAAATACATACGGGAGGCGGGCTATGGAGAATCATACAACTATGCTGTGCTCTAA